GCGGACAGGTATCCTTCCTCATTGAGAGCGATGGCACGAACCTGATCGACGCTGTTCAGCTCACGATGGCCCGAGGCGAGATCAAGATCCCGACGATCCAGTTCATTCAGGAGAGCGAAAGCCTGGCCAGCGATGTCCAGCTGACGTTCAACGCGACGCTGACGGACAAGGATGGTGACTCGGCGACAAGTACGTTCGACGCCAACCTGTTCGCCAACGACTCGGTCGACGCCCTCTTCGACTTCTCACTGGTGGGTACGGGCGGTGAACGTGATGCCTTCAACATCGATTTGTCAGTCGATGAGAACCTGTATCAGGTCACCGGCTTCGATGCGAGCGCAAACCTGCGAGACGCCCTGGTGCTCAACGGCGACCAGAGCGCGGTTGTCCAATCGATCGACATCAGCGGTGCAGACAGCATCGTCACAGTTGCCGAAACGGGCGGACAAGTCACGACCATCACCTTGGTCGGGGTCGATCTTCTGAGTAGCGACATTGTTTACGGCAGCGTCTGAGAAACGCACGTAAATCGATGCGAGGGTGGCGCAAGCCACCCTCGCATTTTTTTGCACTTCCAATAGGAGATCCGCACGATCACATCAACCTGGGCACCCTCGGCGCGCCAGAGGGTGTCAGAGCGTCTTTTTTTGACGTGAAACCAAATCCAGCTCCACCCACGAGGACTCGGGTGGCTTTTCGTTGTTGGTGAGCCCGTGCTTCAGCGCATACATCAGCAAATCGATACGGTTGATCAGATTAAGCTTTTGATAAATGTTGCTGAGGTGGTTGTGCACGGTGTGCTCACTGATGCCCAGGCGCCCGGCGATGCTCATGTATTTGGCGGACGGATCCCCCACAATGGCGCGAATCAGTTCCCTCTCACGCAGCGTCAGCCGCGCCTGTTTCGCCTGCTCCAGATTGCATTTCAAGTGTATATGCCCGGTCGCGGAATAGCCGGAAAGCCCACCGGCCCAGGCCCTATCCTTTCCGGTGTCGCGGTGGTGGACCGTGATGATGGCCTGGATGATCGATTCCGTCGGATCTTCCGCCAGCACAATACCGCGTGCGCCCGCCTCTATTGCCTGGGCAACGGGGACGACTTCGTACAGGCCCTTGAGCACCAGCACTTTCATTTCGGCGCTGCGGGTGAGTCCCGCAACGACTTCCAACGGGTTCAGCGCATCTGGAAAGAAACTGAAGAAAATCACATTGGGACGCAACTGATCGGCAAGATCCAGCGCTTTGGTATAGGTGGTGGCCTGGCCGCTCACTTCCATCTGAGGCTTCCTGGCATTGATCAAATCTTGAAGGCCCATGAGGACGAGGGGACGACAATCGATCAGCATCACGCGTATTGGTTTTCTGTGGGTCGTCATACTTTCCTGACTCCCTTGAAGAATTAACTCTGACCTCCCTCCCTTGGCCTTCCTGGATCTGCAGCTCGCTCACCTGGCCACCGTGATCGAAGGACAGATGCGAACGCCGACAGGCCTTACGGTGCCCACCCGGCTATTCATCCCTGGGGGACACTTCCGTTGGCTTCACCGGCAGGCGTTGCGGACGTTTGCAAAAGCCGGGCAAAGCCATCGAAGCAACATAATAGGAATAATCATCAATAGCTTGCGCAGGATTGATGTGCTCCCTCAAGCCGCTGAACTGAGTCTAGGCCAGCCCAGCGCGCTGCCAGCCCTCCTATCCGCCAGTCGTCGACTCAAGCCTCATGCGAGCAGCCCGCTCGCTGTTCCCGGCAGCCCCAGCGCCCTCAAAAATCAAGGTCTTAGACTCGCCAGGGGTGACCTGCGGCTAAGGGCTGATCACGACCCAAATCGTCAATTAACCGACGAATGGTGTACGCACAAGCGCAACCGTAACGCTGGCGTCAATTTATCGGCGAGATTCGCCCTTGCCGAACATAGGAATGCTCCCAATCTGGATCTCGCCGCTGGTTTTGCCTTTCGCGCCGCTTGGGTAACAGCATGACTTCGGTGCTGGAATCTATTGCGACAACGCCACGGCCACCACCGCCTGAACTGCTGGAGGTTGTGACTCAAATTGGCATCAAGTGGGGACGGGGATACGCAGCGATATTGCGGCAGAATCAGTGGGATGTGAGGTTTTGGCTGGAGCTGCCGGGGCTCAACCAGGCATTAACGTTTTCGACACCCTCGGCAGGCGGCTTTCCCGCCCAGCGATTAAGGGTAAGGACATTAGTGACGAACTCGTATTGCGTCTTGAGCAGGTCACGACGAGCCCGGAATTCGTTGCGTACGCTGGTCAGTACATCGACGGCATTGACCATACCGTAATCGAGCGCTTTCTCTGCCGCCACTCTGGACAGCTGTGCCGAGGCCAGGGCATTTCGGCTCGCATTGATTTTTTCTCCGCTCGAATTGGCGGTCAGGTAAGCGCTGGTGATCTCCTTGACCACCCGGCGTCGGATCGCTTCCAGCTCCTGCTCGGCGGTAATCTGATCCTGGTAGAGCCCACGGACCCGCGCCGAAGTCGAGCCGCCGCTGTACAGCGGCACCTGCACGCCAATACCGGCGACATAACTGTCGGTGCGCGGCGCCAGGGCATTGTTGTAGCCCTCGTTGGTCTGCTGCGCGCTCAGCGTAAGGCTCAGGGTCGGATAGTGCCCGCCCTTGCCGCTGCGCAACGCAGCGCCCGCAGCTTCCACGCCGCTTTCGTTGGCCTTGAGCGCCGGGTTTAGCGCTATACCCTCGCGCACCCAGGTGTCCAGACTCTGCGCCGAAACCCGTAGTTGCACGTCATCGCGAATCCGGTTGAGCTTCTCCTTGACCGGCCGGCCGACGATCTCCGCCAGTGCCTCGCGACTGATACTGGCCTGGTTCTGGGCATCCAGTTCCTGCGCCGCCAGCAAATCTACCCGGGCCTTGAGGTCGAGCTGATCAGTAATCATTGCCAGCTGCTTTTCGTACAACGCATTGACTCGGTCCAGACTCTTTTGCGTGGTTCGACGCTCCGCCCTCACCAACTCCAGTTCATCTTCGGCCGCCAACGCGGTGAAGTAACGCTGCGCCAAGTCCACTGTGGCCTCGGCCTGGGCATCCAGCGCTTGCGATTCGGACTGCCTGGCCAGGCTTTTGAATTTTTGGTAGTTCTCCCACGCGGTCTTGTTGTAGAGGTACTGACGCAGCACCAGGCTGTAGTTTTCGCTATCGTAACTTTGCTCCACCAGGTCGCTCTCCTGATGAATCCGATTCGTCCCGGCATTGAGCGATACCTGCGGGAACAGCGCACCCATAGCCTCGCGTTGATGCTCCTTACCCGCCTGCGCTTGCGCATAGGAGGCCAATACCCGCGGATCCTCCAGCCGTGACTCACGATACAACTGCATGAGGTCGGTGGAAAACGTCGAGGCGCTGACCCCGGTCGGCGTTGCCGCAATGGTTTGCGCCAGGGCGGCACCCGCTGCAAGCATAAACACACCGCCCAGCAGAACTGCCGATGCGCTCATGGCTATTCCTCGATCATCGATTGAGCCATGGCATCGCGAGCCGGCTGCATCAAGTACTGCAACAACGTGCGTTGCCCGGTGATGATTAATACGTCCGCCGGCATCCCCGGCAACAACTTGCGCTCACCCAAGGTGCGCGCGCCCTCCTCGGTTACCCGGACCCGCGCCAGGTAATAGGCCGTCCCGGCCTTTTCGTTGACCAGCCGGTCAGCCGATACGCTGCTGACCTCGCCTTCGATCACCGGCGTGGTCGAGCTGTTAAACGCGCCGAAACGGATATCGGCACGCTTGCCGATGGCGACACGATCAATATCCACCGGCGCCACCTGGGCCTCTATGACCAGCTCGGAAACCGAGGGCACGATATCCAGCAGCGGCGTCGCCGGGCTCACCACACCACCAATGGTGTGCACTGTCATGCCAATCACCATGCCCGCGTCGGGTGCGCGGATGACGATACGACTGAGCCGGTCTTCCAGGGACGAGGTTTTCTCTTGCAGGTCGTACATCCGGGTCTGAACCTCGGCCAGCTCCTTGACAACCTCGGTACTGAAATCCTTGTCGATTTGCAGAATCTGCAGCTGTGTTTCGTTGATCTGCAGACGAGTCTTGTTAATAGCAGACCGGTGATCAGCCACCTCCGACCGGAGCATCCCCAGCTTACGTTCCTGATCGAGCAGACGTTGTTTGTCAACGAACCCTTGCTTGAGCAGGTCGGTCAATTCAACGATTTCACCGCTGTAGGATTTCTCCAGATGAACCTTGGCACCAATCATCGACTCCAGTCCCTTGATCTGTTGATTCAACTGGCCAATGCGTTCGCGCAACACCGCGATCTGGCCCAGCCGCGAGCCCTGCCGGGCGTTGAATACCTGGGTCTCGCCCTGGCGCGCTTCCACTCCTCGCAGACTGGCGGGATCAGCTATTTCCCCAAAGCTGATCGCCGACAGTGTGTCGCGCTCGGCCCTGAGTCTTGCCTCCATGGCTCTGGTCGCGACCAACTGGCCTCGGCTTATCTCGTATTCGAAGCGCAACTGGGCATCATCAAGAATGATCAGCGGATCACCACGCTTAACGATGTCACCGTCATGGACCAATACCTCTTTGACGATGCCGCCTTCAGGATGCTGGACCGTTTTGCGGTAAGTCTGCACGGTGACCACCCCCGGCGCAAAAGCGGCACCGTCGAGGGGCGCGAGCGCCGCCCAGGTGCCGAACAGGCCGAAGGTCACCCCGACAATACCGATGCCCAGGCGACGTGCTTTACGATCAGATGTCGGCAGACCGGCGAAGCTTTCAATTTGACGACTGGGCATCGTAGGGTTCATCGGCATCGCCCTTGCTGGTTTTGACCGAAGCCATGCTGGCGCCTGCCGACATGGCGTGCTTTTGTGCCTGCTGTTTCTGCGCGAGTTCGGCGAGCACATGCTCGCGTGGCCCATAAAGACTGATAACCCCTGCGTTCATCACCATGAGCCGGTCAAGCTGCGACACGATGTTGGTTCGGTGGGTAATGACAAACAGGGTCGCGCCGGTCTGCTTGAGCTGCTGGATGGCTGCCACCAGTGCGCGATCACCGACTTCGTCAAGATTGGAATTGGGCTCGTCGAGAATAATCAGCCGTGGGTTGCCATACAGGGCACGGGCCAAGCCGATACGCTGCCGCTGCCCTCCCGACAGCATGACGCCCTCGCTGCCAATGACGGTGTCGTAGCCATCGGGCAACAGCAGAATCATTTCGTGAACACCCGCCGTCCTGGCGGCCAGAATGACTTTCTCGGAATCGACTTCGGCGAAACGGGCAATGTTCTCGCTGATGCTGCCTTCGAACAGTTCAATGTCCTGGGGCAAGTAACCTATATGCGGCCCGAGCTCATGTTTGTCCCACGCGCTGATGTCCGCGCCATCCAGCCGGACCACGCCATGCTGCGGCACCCATACCCCCATCAGTGCCCTGGCCAGGGTGGACTTGCCCGCTGCACTTGGACCGATGATGCCGACAACGCAGCCGGCAGGTACGCTGAAACTTATGTTGTTGATGATCGGCGTTTTCGAGCCAGGTGCCGCGACGACCAGATTCTCCACCTGCACGTGCCCCTGAGGCGCAGGCAATGACATACGTTCGGGCTGAGCCTGTTGTTTGTCGAGGATGTCGTTGAGACGGCCGTACTGCGAGCGGGCCGCAATAAAGCCCCTCCAACTGCCGATGATCAGATCGATGGGGGCCAATGCGCGCCCTAGCAGTATGGCCCCGGCAAACACCAAGCCTGCCCCTACCTGATGGTCCACGGCCAGGTACGCTCCCAGGCCAAGGATCAGTGATTGCACCAGGATCCGGAAGGTCTTGGAAAGCGTGCTGATTATGGCGCCTCTGTCGCTCGCCTGGGCCTGCAGCAACAGGACGTTTCTTTGGCGAAGTCCCCAACGGTCCATAAGGGTTTCAAGCATGCCCATGGATTCAATGACTTCAGCGTTGCGTAGATTTTTCGTGGTGTAGAGCGTTGCGCCAATGTGTTCCTTGTTAGCCTGGGCAAGTGTCGGCCCCGTCGCCCTCTCATTGATAAAAGCGAGCAATAACAACAACAGCGCACTGCCCGTCGCGACCCAGCCAAACCAGGGATGAAACATGAACATCACCGCGATATAGATCGGCAACCAGGGCGCGTCGAAAAAAGCGAATAAACCGTTACCGGAGAGAAACTGTCTCAAACCCGTCAAATCGTTGAGCGACTGGGCCGATGCATCCATGCCGCCACTGTCGAGCGCGCGCTTGAAGCTGGCCTTATAGACTTGGCGACTCAGTAACACATCCAGCCGGGTACTGACCCGCACCATGATCCGCGAACGGATCCATTCCAGGGAGCCGAGCGTAACCACCAGTCCGGTCATGATCAGTGTCAGCATGGCCAACGTCGTCAGACTTCCGCTGGTGATGACTCGCCCATAGACCTGAAGCATATAAAAGGTAGGAACAAGCATCAGGGCGTTGATAAAAAAGCTGAAAAAGCCAACAGAAACAAAGCTGTCTCTACAGGCTTTCAACGCATTATGCAGACTGTTTTCAGGTGTGCTTCGCATTGAAACCCCTGCTCGAAAAGCCATACCTCGTGGAGCTTAGATCATGCCGAACGACTGTGCGTAGCTATTGAAATCAGCCGTCTCTGCGTGCAATGACGAGTGGTATCACGTATCCCCGTGGAAGGCTGAAAAGCCTGACCCTGGATGCGGAAAACCTTCCATCGGCAGGAATCGATCCCTTTGGCGGCTGCTCATGCATGAGTGTTTGCGCCGTGAAAATAGCGCTGTGTGCAGCCTTGACACACAGGGGCCGAGCCTCGCCCCCCCCCCCCGCGACGATCATGTGCACCACAATGGAGTGTTTTATAACGACTCTGCTGTCTGGATAAGCGAATTCAATACCAACTTTATTTCAGAAGCCGGATCTTTATGTCCTTGCAGTATCAAACCCTCCGACAATGCGGTGAAGGTCATTGCAAGTGCGGCATAGGCCAAAGGGGGTTTCTTGCCTGCATGATTAAAAATGATGGTAATCAGTTTGCCCAAGGCCTCACTATTTTCTTGATGCAAGTCATAATAATGCTGGGAGAACGCTTCATCGCGCAAAGCGATCAGTTGCAGCTCAGCATCAAGGATTGCACAGCGGGTATTATTTTTGAGCGTGTCAATATAAGCATTCAAGCCATGGGTCAATTGTTCCGATGAATACCCGGAAGTCAAGGTAACACTCAAACGGTCAATTTCAACTCTCTTGAACCGCTGAGTCAGTTGCAGAAGTAATTCCGACTTACTTGAAAAGTTTGAAAAAAATGCCCCTTTGGAAAAACCGGCCTCTTCGGAAATTGCGTTGACGCTGGCGGCGTGAAAACCCTTCCGGACCATAAGATCAGTGGCGGTATCGAACAACTTGTCCCTTGTTACTTGTTGGCTCTCTTCTCGACCCAATCTCTTTTTAATCACGCCCTCGGCTCCTCTGGCCAAATAAATGTATTTGTAACTAGATGCAACAAATCGGCTACTCTCTGCGGCAGCCCTCGTTTCAACATACCCTTTTATACGCCCCCTTCTTAAGCATTTGAACTTAAACTTTTGGTCTCCACCATGACGCGCTCCCTTGTTCAATCGAGTCAGTGTCGACTCGTGAATGAGCGGCTAAAAATCCTAGGGCTAACGCCCGAAAAAGCGGTCGACTTCTGTCCCCAACGAAAGCTTCAGAACGTTGAGTTTCGGTGCGCTGAGCCCGACTCAGAGACATCGACCCAAGACGCCAACGAAATACCGCTTGATTTTCAGATACCGGATGGTTTTTACTTGCGCCGTTGGTCGACCCAACGCCTGATCAAAGCCTCGAGCTCTAACATTCATCTCGATGCAGAGTCAGGTTACCTCACGGGAGCTGAATATTAATGGAATATGCCTTTGTTACAGGCGCTACTGGCCTGCTCGGAAACAATGTGGTTCATGCGCTTTTAAAGCGGAATATCAAGGTAAAAGCGCTGGTTCGTTCCGTAGAAAAAGCCAAGAAGCAGTTCGGTAATCTGCCTGTCGAGTTTGTCGAAGGCGACATGCTCAATGTCGACGCCTTCAGCCATGCCCTGGAAGGGTGTGATGCCTTGTTTCATACGGCGGCCTATTTTCGCGACAGCTACAAAGGCGGAAAACACTGGCAGAAGCTGTATGACACTAATGTGACGGGCACCGAACGATTATTGCAAGCCGCTTATGCCGCCGGCATTCGTCGTGCAGTTCATACCTCCTCCATTGCCGTTTTGAAGGGCGATAGAGATCAAGTGATCGATGAAACAATGTCTCGCAATGAACTGGAGGCTGACGATTATTACTTGAGTAAAATATTGTCCGAGCAAAAAGTTCACGAATTCCTGGCTCAACACCCGGACATGTTCATTGCGATGGTATTGCCAGGCTGGATGTTTGGTCCGGGTGACATCGGCCCTACCTCTTCCGGACAATTCCTGCTCGATTTTGTCGGGCAGAAATTGCCTGGCGTACTCCCCGGTAGCTTTTCCGTTGTAGACGCCAGGGACGTGGCAGAACATCAAATCGCGGCCATCACACGCGGCAGGTCCGGAGAACGTTACCTGGCCGCCGGCAATCATATGGACATGAAAAGCATTTTCCAGGCGTTGTCCAGCGTCAGCGGCGTAAAAGCGCCGGAACGCAAAGTGCCCCTGTTCATGCTCCGCTTGATTGCCTTGGTCTATGAGGGCTATTACCGGATTACAAAAAAACCGGTACTCATCAGCACCTCCACGGTCAAACTCATGGAGCAAGAACAAGGGCGCACCCACTTCAGTCATCACAAAAGTTCACAGGAACTCAAGTGCACATTCCGCCCCGTAGCGGAAACACTGACCGATACTCTGGATTGGTATCGGAACAATAACTACACAGACGCTTAATTGAAACAATTCTTCGATAGCCTGCCTCTGTAGTACGTTTTTGCCTAACCAGAAGTTCAAGGATTGAAAGAGGTTGGTTAATGAAAAGCCTTTCATATAAAGAAGGTTTTCTGCATCGCTTTGTCGGTTTTTCAGAGTCGTTCCCCGACCACATTGCGATCAGAAACCTGGACGGGGAAGAAGACACTGTAACTTACCGCGAGTTGCGAATTAAGGCTGAAGAGCGTCATGGCGCCCTTAACGCACTGGATGTATTGCCGGGTGACAAAGTAGCGCTGGTTCTACCCAATGGCGTGGATTTCATCGCGTACTATCTGGCGATCATCGGGTGTGGTGCGATTCCGGTCATACTCAACTACAAACTGACGCCATTCGAAATGACCAACGTCATTGGCATCGCCAGGCCGACGCTGGTCGTCACGACCCAAACGCTGTTCGAGCAACATAGCGAGGTATTTCAGGCGGCATACGGTGTTCGACACTCCTTAGTGTTGAACGCCGAATCGCCGCTGCCCGACAACGCAACGGCCGTCTCTCAGCTTCCCCGACAGGCCAAGCCCTTGTTATTGCCTGAGGGCAATCCGATCGTCTCGGTACAGTTCACCTATCGGGGCATCGGTAAACCCCTGGCCGTTTCTCACCGCTACCTTGACCTGACGCAATCGAGCGATGGGCTGCATGAGCAGTTCCATCTTCAAGGCGTGGGTTCCGTTCACCTGGTGACCCTGCCGCTGTATGCCATTTTCGGGCTGTCCGTGATGATGGTTTTTCCACTAAGCGTGGGCGCCACTCTGCTCATGACCAACACCTTGCTCAATAGGGATCTGGCAGAAGTCTTGTCTGAGCATAAGGTCACCTTTGCCTGCCTGGTGCCTGACGTCATTCGCTACTTCAATACAAGGCTGGCCAAACGCAAAGGCGCGCTTTTGCCGATGCATCCTCGGCTGATGATGTATTCGGGTGGCAGCCATCTACCGGCAGACGAAGCCGAGAAACTGGGAAGGCTGTTGGGGTGCAATCCGGTACTGCAAGGCTATGGATTGACCGAGAGTATGCCGGTGATTGTCCAGAGCTCGATTGGCAAGGTTCATCGCGGCGCCATGGGGCAACCGATTAGCGGCGTAGAACTGCGGGTCATCGATGCCCAGGGGCGTGATGTTGCACCTGGACGTATTGGCGAGCTGCTGATACGCGGCTCGATGGTGATTGACGGATACGACGGGGCAGAGGACGCCAACGCCCGGTTCTTCCGTGATGGTTGGTTGCACACGGGTGATCTGGTCTGGCGGGACGACGATGGACATGTGTTCTTTTATTGCCAACGCCTGCGAATCTCGAAGATCAAAGCGCAAATGGTCGACCTGACGGAAATCGAGTCCATTGCCCTCAAGCACCCCGACGTAATGCGCGCGAAGGCTTACATCGTCCCTGACAACAAAGAGGTCAACGTATTGCACCTGTGCGTTGAAGGACGCGGTGACCTGACCCAGAGCGCGGTCGCCACCCTGCTATCGCACCACCTTTCGGGCTTCAAGTTGCCCAGAACCATCGAGATTATCGCTCTCAAGGAAGAGATTCATGCAAGCCAATAGCACACAACCGGTACTGGCCGTTTTTGACTTTGACGGCACATTGACCGACAGGCATACGTTCTGGCGCTACATGCGCTTCATCGTGGGAACCCGATCATTCTGGCTCAGGATTATTCCCCTGTTGCCCAAAATGCTCAGTGTGATTCTGGGAATCACGCCGTTGATGCAAGCGCGACTGGCATTCATTGCCTGTTACTTGGGTGGCCTGTCAGTTGAGCAAGAGCGCGAGCATGCCAAGTACTTCATTACCGAGCAGCTGCCACTCTGGCTCAGGCCCGAGGCCCTGCGCCGGTTGCAATGGCATCAATCGATGGGACATGTCACTGCACTGGTCAGCAACTCGCCGGAGAACTACTTGATTCCCTGGGGCCAGGCCGCGGGTTTTGATTATGTGTGCGGCACCCGCCTGGCCACTGCAAAGAACAAACTGACCGGTGGAATATCAGGCACCAACTGTGTTGAGAGAGAGAAAGTTACGCGGCTCAAAGGCTGTCTGAGCAACCTTGATGACTTTTACATTTATGCCTACGGGGATTCATCAGGTGATGATGCCCTGCTCAGCATTGCCAACTCTCCCTTCTACAGAAACTGGTACTAACAGATGAACACGCTGAGCACTTTGGCCCCCAAGCACTTCAGGCAAACCGGTAACCCCCCTACAGTAACGATTGTCGGCGCCGGCCCTATTGGTCTGTCCCTGGCAATCATGCTGAAAAAGTGGGGCGTCTCTTTTCGCATTATTGAAAAGAATGCTGGCCCCTCGACCGCTACCAAAGCGATGGCCATCCATTCCAGAACCCTGGAAATTTTTCGAGAGCTGGGTGTTGCCGATCAGGCCATCAACGACGGGTTCACGATCAACCAGTTTTCGGTGCAGTCGAATGCCAAACGGGTGCTGAATTACAACTTCTCCAACCTGGACGCTACCTATCCCCTGCTCCTCAGCCTGCCGCAGCCGCAGACAGAAAAGATTCTGCTTGAGCGACTGAGCGCGCTGGGGGCAGAGGTTGAGTGGAATACCGAGCTGGTCGATATAGAAAACCAGCCAGGATCCGTGCGAATGGCGCTTCGTCATGCGGACGGCAGCGACGAATCCTTCAGCAGTCGCTGGGTGGTCGCGTGCGACGGTGCTCGCAGCAACATCAGAAAACGTCTTGATATGACCTTCGAAGGATCGTCCTACGACCGGTTCTTCATGCTCGCCGATGCCGATATCGAATGGTCTGGAAGCAAGGACGAAGGCGCTTTCTTCCTCGGCGCACAGGACGGTTATGTGGCGGTCGCGCCGATCAGTGCGCAATCGCGCTATCGACTTTTCATCGAGATGCCCTACAACCTGCCACCCGAAGGCGAACGCCCTTCCTTGAGCCTGGAGAACTTTCAGCGGTTGTGCGAAGGACGCGGGCAAAAGATGACGCTGTCCAATATCTCATCGACCACCATCGCCTCTTTCCAACATCGCCGCGTGCAGTCGCTGCAGCAAGGCGGCGTGTTTCTGATGGGCGACTCGGCGCATATCGGTAGCCCGATCGGTGGGCAATGGATGAACCTGGGGG
The window above is part of the Pseudomonas sp. B21-048 genome. Proteins encoded here:
- a CDS encoding response regulator transcription factor; this encodes MTTHRKPIRVMLIDCRPLVLMGLQDLINARKPQMEVSGQATTYTKALDLADQLRPNVIFFSFFPDALNPLEVVAGLTRSAEMKVLVLKGLYEVVPVAQAIEAGARGIVLAEDPTESIIQAIITVHHRDTGKDRAWAGGLSGYSATGHIHLKCNLEQAKQARLTLRERELIRAIVGDPSAKYMSIAGRLGISEHTVHNHLSNIYQKLNLINRIDLLMYALKHGLTNNEKPPESSWVELDLVSRQKKTL
- a CDS encoding TolC family outer membrane protein, with the translated sequence MSASAVLLGGVFMLAAGAALAQTIAATPTGVSASTFSTDLMQLYRESRLEDPRVLASYAQAQAGKEHQREAMGALFPQVSLNAGTNRIHQESDLVEQSYDSENYSLVLRQYLYNKTAWENYQKFKSLARQSESQALDAQAEATVDLAQRYFTALAAEDELELVRAERRTTQKSLDRVNALYEKQLAMITDQLDLKARVDLLAAQELDAQNQASISREALAEIVGRPVKEKLNRIRDDVQLRVSAQSLDTWVREGIALNPALKANESGVEAAGAALRSGKGGHYPTLSLTLSAQQTNEGYNNALAPRTDSYVAGIGVQVPLYSGGSTSARVRGLYQDQITAEQELEAIRRRVVKEITSAYLTANSSGEKINASRNALASAQLSRVAAEKALDYGMVNAVDVLTSVRNEFRARRDLLKTQYEFVTNVLTLNRWAGKPPAEGVENVNAWLSPGSSSQNLTSH
- a CDS encoding HlyD family type I secretion periplasmic adaptor subunit, whose product is MPSRQIESFAGLPTSDRKARRLGIGIVGVTFGLFGTWAALAPLDGAAFAPGVVTVQTYRKTVQHPEGGIVKEVLVHDGDIVKRGDPLIILDDAQLRFEYEISRGQLVATRAMEARLRAERDTLSAISFGEIADPASLRGVEARQGETQVFNARQGSRLGQIAVLRERIGQLNQQIKGLESMIGAKVHLEKSYSGEIVELTDLLKQGFVDKQRLLDQERKLGMLRSEVADHRSAINKTRLQINETQLQILQIDKDFSTEVVKELAEVQTRMYDLQEKTSSLEDRLSRIVIRAPDAGMVIGMTVHTIGGVVSPATPLLDIVPSVSELVIEAQVAPVDIDRVAIGKRADIRFGAFNSSTTPVIEGEVSSVSADRLVNEKAGTAYYLARVRVTEEGARTLGERKLLPGMPADVLIITGQRTLLQYLMQPARDAMAQSMIEE
- a CDS encoding type I secretion system permease/ATPase — translated: MRSTPENSLHNALKACRDSFVSVGFFSFFINALMLVPTFYMLQVYGRVITSGSLTTLAMLTLIMTGLVVTLGSLEWIRSRIMVRVSTRLDVLLSRQVYKASFKRALDSGGMDASAQSLNDLTGLRQFLSGNGLFAFFDAPWLPIYIAVMFMFHPWFGWVATGSALLLLLLAFINERATGPTLAQANKEHIGATLYTTKNLRNAEVIESMGMLETLMDRWGLRQRNVLLLQAQASDRGAIISTLSKTFRILVQSLILGLGAYLAVDHQVGAGLVFAGAILLGRALAPIDLIIGSWRGFIAARSQYGRLNDILDKQQAQPERMSLPAPQGHVQVENLVVAAPGSKTPIINNISFSVPAGCVVGIIGPSAAGKSTLARALMGVWVPQHGVVRLDGADISAWDKHELGPHIGYLPQDIELFEGSISENIARFAEVDSEKVILAARTAGVHEMILLLPDGYDTVIGSEGVMLSGGQRQRIGLARALYGNPRLIILDEPNSNLDEVGDRALVAAIQQLKQTGATLFVITHRTNIVSQLDRLMVMNAGVISLYGPREHVLAELAQKQQAQKHAMSAGASMASVKTSKGDADEPYDAQSSN
- a CDS encoding TetR/AcrR family transcriptional regulator translates to MIKKRLGREESQQVTRDKLFDTATDLMVRKGFHAASVNAISEEAGFSKGAFFSNFSSKSELLLQLTQRFKRVEIDRLSVTLTSGYSSEQLTHGLNAYIDTLKNNTRCAILDAELQLIALRDEAFSQHYYDLHQENSEALGKLITIIFNHAGKKPPLAYAALAMTFTALSEGLILQGHKDPASEIKLVLNSLIQTAESL
- a CDS encoding SDR family oxidoreductase; amino-acid sequence: MEYAFVTGATGLLGNNVVHALLKRNIKVKALVRSVEKAKKQFGNLPVEFVEGDMLNVDAFSHALEGCDALFHTAAYFRDSYKGGKHWQKLYDTNVTGTERLLQAAYAAGIRRAVHTSSIAVLKGDRDQVIDETMSRNELEADDYYLSKILSEQKVHEFLAQHPDMFIAMVLPGWMFGPGDIGPTSSGQFLLDFVGQKLPGVLPGSFSVVDARDVAEHQIAAITRGRSGERYLAAGNHMDMKSIFQALSSVSGVKAPERKVPLFMLRLIALVYEGYYRITKKPVLISTSTVKLMEQEQGRTHFSHHKSSQELKCTFRPVAETLTDTLDWYRNNNYTDA
- a CDS encoding class I adenylate-forming enzyme family protein; its protein translation is MKSLSYKEGFLHRFVGFSESFPDHIAIRNLDGEEDTVTYRELRIKAEERHGALNALDVLPGDKVALVLPNGVDFIAYYLAIIGCGAIPVILNYKLTPFEMTNVIGIARPTLVVTTQTLFEQHSEVFQAAYGVRHSLVLNAESPLPDNATAVSQLPRQAKPLLLPEGNPIVSVQFTYRGIGKPLAVSHRYLDLTQSSDGLHEQFHLQGVGSVHLVTLPLYAIFGLSVMMVFPLSVGATLLMTNTLLNRDLAEVLSEHKVTFACLVPDVIRYFNTRLAKRKGALLPMHPRLMMYSGGSHLPADEAEKLGRLLGCNPVLQGYGLTESMPVIVQSSIGKVHRGAMGQPISGVELRVIDAQGRDVAPGRIGELLIRGSMVIDGYDGAEDANARFFRDGWLHTGDLVWRDDDGHVFFYCQRLRISKIKAQMVDLTEIESIALKHPDVMRAKAYIVPDNKEVNVLHLCVEGRGDLTQSAVATLLSHHLSGFKLPRTIEIIALKEEIHASQ
- a CDS encoding HAD-IB family hydrolase, which encodes MQANSTQPVLAVFDFDGTLTDRHTFWRYMRFIVGTRSFWLRIIPLLPKMLSVILGITPLMQARLAFIACYLGGLSVEQEREHAKYFITEQLPLWLRPEALRRLQWHQSMGHVTALVSNSPENYLIPWGQAAGFDYVCGTRLATAKNKLTGGISGTNCVEREKVTRLKGCLSNLDDFYIYAYGDSSGDDALLSIANSPFYRNWY